Proteins encoded in a region of the Methanobrevibacter millerae genome:
- a CDS encoding MrcB family domain-containing protein yields MLISDYFKDVLDNYPSQKRKDFFKSTFALDFSEKLPVEIFSYMNNEDFTAKASCGNGNWAEYPWIDIISKSFDDTQEALIMEYRFDCRNSRVMLSLIPRFKQYSDLVFVREKLLNILGHEYLGGFEIDEDSYSILSKSYSYDELNDFLINSDLDYLITIYNKLIPYFNAFLSSRENEVEFSEYERNPQVVEELIFFDKSPSFRELDDLSKESEKFIHKAEDCVFHSQSLSLEPSVKVKDIKIDYPRQDKYNSNLNNPKVLFSDDTIEEIVSSYFNPIDYKKIIDSIKTDYRYNLLSMIKEYNLDIGAMDAKDRVLLLSKSFAETEYKSVGRLLGLYSFDKIKIDDRLPDALIITSIIHELSHCLLERILKEVLMKMLETNDTPLISSFVKILLEDNDLNYLLDEFCAHTVEGRFALYGYQDYSSFNYKLDEISGKYSKDDIDYALIVANTFAYDIKDILEEYIDDDLRDEIKRQYSYISSPPKYEPLDMEIESRFTDNDFIEAISIVLISGFAESISNPQKVKKYMEIYMHQ; encoded by the coding sequence ATGCTGATTAGTGATTACTTTAAAGATGTTCTGGATAACTATCCTTCACAAAAAAGAAAGGATTTTTTCAAAAGCACTTTCGCACTTGACTTTAGCGAAAAGCTTCCTGTTGAGATTTTTTCTTATATGAACAATGAGGATTTCACCGCGAAGGCTTCATGCGGCAATGGAAACTGGGCTGAATATCCATGGATTGACATCATTAGCAAAAGCTTTGATGATACCCAGGAAGCTCTCATCATGGAGTACCGCTTTGACTGCAGGAATTCAAGAGTCATGCTCTCACTCATTCCACGCTTCAAGCAGTACTCTGATTTAGTTTTTGTAAGAGAAAAGCTGCTAAACATATTGGGCCATGAATATCTTGGCGGGTTTGAAATTGATGAGGACTCCTATTCAATACTGTCCAAATCCTACTCATATGATGAGCTTAACGATTTTCTCATCAACAGCGATTTGGACTATCTCATCACAATATACAATAAGCTGATTCCATACTTCAATGCATTTCTCTCAAGCAGGGAAAATGAGGTGGAATTCAGTGAATATGAAAGAAATCCCCAGGTTGTTGAAGAATTAATATTTTTTGACAAATCTCCATCCTTTAGAGAATTGGATGATTTATCTAAAGAATCTGAAAAATTCATTCATAAGGCCGAAGACTGCGTTTTTCACTCCCAAAGTCTTTCACTGGAGCCTTCGGTTAAAGTCAAAGACATCAAAATTGATTATCCCAGACAAGATAAGTACAATTCAAATCTGAATAATCCAAAAGTCCTTTTCAGCGATGATACAATCGAAGAGATAGTATCTTCATACTTCAATCCTATTGACTATAAGAAGATTATAGACTCCATCAAAACAGACTACAGGTACAATCTTTTAAGTATGATAAAGGAGTATAATCTTGACATCGGCGCCATGGATGCAAAGGACAGGGTATTGCTTCTTTCAAAGTCATTTGCCGAGACTGAATACAAGTCCGTCGGAAGGCTTCTTGGATTATATTCATTTGATAAAATAAAAATTGACGACAGGCTTCCGGATGCGCTGATTATAACATCAATCATCCATGAGCTTTCACATTGCCTGCTTGAGAGAATCCTTAAGGAGGTACTGATGAAGATGCTTGAAACTAACGACACTCCTCTGATTTCCAGTTTCGTGAAGATTCTTCTGGAGGACAATGACCTGAACTATCTTTTGGATGAGTTCTGTGCACATACCGTTGAGGGAAGATTTGCACTTTACGGCTATCAGGACTATTCATCATTCAACTACAAGCTGGATGAGATTTCAGGCAAGTATTCAAAGGATGACATTGACTATGCGCTTATTGTTGCAAACACCTTCGCATATGACATTAAAGACATTCTTGAGGAATATATCGATGATGATTTAAGGGATGAAATCAAAAGGCAATATTCATACATATCAAGCCCTCCGAAATACGAGCCTCTGGATATGGAAATAGAATCCAGATTCACAGACAATGATTTCATTGAGGCAATTAGCATTGTTCTCATTTCAGGATTCGCTGAATCGATAAGCAATCCTCAAAAAGTCAAAAAATATATGGAAATCTATATGCATCAGTGA
- a CDS encoding glutamate synthase-related protein, with product MIYRCLICGHIHNEESTGTLLVNLEKCPVCGQKIENFVEAAKSERPESTDDLAYPMEYAKSDKNVRAMDLIHEMAMSAKSVISAMGTDLNMPGWDDILIMGCQLNPQPLEGDVDVNTRTVIGKSAKKPLVIETPIYVTHMSFGALSREMKIALSKASSVVKTAQCSGEGGILAEEKENAYRYIFEYVPNRYSLSDENLKSCDAIEIKIGQSTKPGLGGQLEGVKVTEEIAGIRNIPEGRDIHSPATIPGISTKEDLKNLVDELRLKSKGRPIGLKLAAGRIEDDLEHAVYSGADFVTLDGRGGSTGASPKIIRDATSVPTVYALSRARRFLDYNGSDMSLIITGGLRISSDFAKALAMGADAVAIGTAALMAGACQQYRICQSGQCPLGVATQDANLRKRLDIEKAAKRVENFLNVSTQELKTFARITGHRDVHDLNVSDLKTLNSEISDFTNVEHV from the coding sequence ATGATATACAGATGTTTGATATGTGGTCATATCCACAATGAGGAGTCAACAGGAACCCTTCTGGTGAATCTGGAGAAGTGTCCGGTATGCGGGCAGAAGATAGAAAACTTCGTTGAGGCCGCAAAAAGCGAAAGGCCTGAAAGCACAGATGACCTTGCATATCCCATGGAATATGCAAAGTCCGACAAAAACGTAAGGGCAATGGATCTTATTCATGAAATGGCGATGAGTGCAAAAAGCGTGATATCTGCAATGGGAACTGATTTGAATATGCCCGGCTGGGACGATATTCTTATTATGGGATGCCAGCTTAATCCCCAGCCTCTTGAGGGAGATGTCGATGTCAATACAAGAACCGTCATAGGAAAGAGTGCAAAAAAGCCGCTGGTTATTGAAACACCGATATATGTAACTCACATGTCCTTTGGAGCCCTTTCAAGGGAAATGAAGATTGCCCTTTCAAAGGCATCTTCTGTTGTAAAGACTGCCCAATGCAGCGGAGAGGGAGGAATCCTTGCTGAAGAAAAGGAAAACGCATACAGATACATATTTGAATATGTGCCGAACAGATACAGCTTAAGCGATGAGAATCTGAAGTCATGCGATGCAATTGAAATCAAAATAGGCCAGTCAACAAAGCCCGGCCTTGGAGGACAGCTTGAAGGAGTAAAGGTAACAGAAGAGATTGCAGGAATTAGAAATATTCCCGAAGGCAGGGACATCCATTCGCCTGCAACAATTCCCGGAATCAGCACAAAGGAGGATTTAAAGAATCTAGTTGATGAGCTGCGATTAAAATCTAAAGGAAGACCGATTGGACTGAAGCTTGCTGCCGGAAGAATAGAGGATGACCTTGAGCATGCAGTATATTCGGGCGCCGATTTTGTAACCCTTGACGGACGGGGAGGCTCAACCGGAGCAAGCCCTAAAATCATAAGGGATGCAACATCAGTTCCGACAGTCTATGCCCTTTCAAGAGCCAGAAGGTTTCTTGACTATAACGGATCTGACATGAGCCTGATAATTACCGGAGGACTTAGAATATCATCCGACTTTGCAAAGGCACTTGCCATGGGAGCTGATGCGGTTGCAATAGGAACTGCGGCACTTATGGCCGGCGCATGTCAGCAGTATAGAATATGTCAAAGCGGGCAGTGCCCTTTAGGCGTTGCAACGCAGGATGCGAATCTCAGAAAAAGACTTGATATTGAAAAAGCGGCAAAAAGGGTTGAAAACTTTTTGAATGTATCGACACAAGAGCTTAAGACCTTTGCAAGAATCACCGGACACAGGGATGTCCATGACCTGAATGTAAGTGACCTGAAAACACTAAATTCTGAAATTTCAGATTTCACAAATGTTGAACATGTCTGA
- a CDS encoding SWIM zinc finger domain-containing protein, producing MDWELYFKNIILERGYDYYQMNAVEILNASKNAVEANVTGRASYDVRISLKDDNITSMYCSCPYEDNCKHLAAVLYYMDNHPEIFSKDNNIRDLVYNVSLNDLQNFLIEEFENDNGLLNRFRIFADLDIDENFYIEKLKNSFSKPVNIIRFTEEDIPFLIKSNHFDLVLKLSKLMVDYLEEIYNYDYDAFYIILHKLDTIMIGLFNKGYEKPVLDFLADIILNSDNIEILDMLTDTYSRIGDVEKLFEDNLKS from the coding sequence ATGGATTGGGAGTTATATTTCAAAAACATAATACTTGAAAGAGGTTATGATTACTATCAGATGAATGCAGTTGAAATTTTAAACGCATCCAAAAATGCCGTTGAAGCTAATGTCACGGGCCGGGCATCATATGATGTGAGAATTTCGCTCAAGGATGATAATATCACTTCCATGTATTGCAGCTGTCCTTATGAGGATAACTGCAAGCATCTGGCTGCCGTTTTATATTATATGGACAATCATCCGGAAATTTTTTCAAAAGACAATAATATCAGGGATTTGGTTTACAATGTCTCACTGAATGACTTGCAGAACTTTCTAATTGAAGAGTTTGAAAATGACAATGGCCTCCTAAACCGCTTTAGGATATTTGCTGATTTGGATATTGATGAGAATTTTTATATTGAAAAGCTTAAAAATTCCTTTTCAAAGCCTGTCAATATCATCAGATTCACTGAAGAGGATATTCCTTTTTTAATCAAATCCAATCACTTCGATTTGGTTTTGAAGCTGTCAAAATTAATGGTTGATTATCTTGAAGAGATATACAATTATGACTATGATGCATTTTACATTATCCTCCATAAGTTGGATACAATTATGATTGGCCTGTTTAACAAAGGTTATGAAAAGCCTGTACTGGACTTTTTGGCTGATATTATCCTAAACAGTGATAATATTGAAATTTTGGATATGCTTACTGATACATATTCAAGAATTGGTGATGTTGAAAAGCTTTTTGAAGATAATTTAAAAAGTTGA
- a CDS encoding PsbP-related protein, with the protein MDTKYILLIFTIVVLVCVVVGLTIGLQGAKNEKPVVNNTTNNTTVIVESVSNETVQESGSNNKASEKSSQSANKESQSGMPEEMQKIYVARERAAQDGVPMYEYTQSPELVEKYQSMV; encoded by the coding sequence ATGGATACAAAATATATTCTATTAATATTTACAATTGTTGTATTGGTATGTGTAGTAGTAGGATTAACTATTGGATTGCAGGGAGCAAAAAACGAAAAACCTGTCGTGAATAATACTACAAACAATACTACTGTAATTGTTGAATCCGTCAGTAATGAGACAGTACAAGAATCAGGCAGCAATAATAAAGCATCAGAAAAATCATCTCAATCAGCCAATAAAGAATCTCAATCAGGCATGCCGGAAGAAATGCAAAAAATATATGTGGCAAGAGAAAGAGCGGCACAAGACGGAGTCCCGATGTATGAATATACCCAAAGTCCGGAATTAGTTGAAAAGTATCAGAGTATGGTATAA
- a CDS encoding DUF2116 family Zn-ribbon domain-containing protein: MSRKCSNCGESIADDSLFCPKCGSYTKDNQKPRSFPLKWIAIAGIIIVLAVVAGYAISNHNSKTDTTLVMLSDSNLDSSNQYRVALKDAGNNPLKDKFIVVEFGNNTYKLKTDGNGTASINLTLSDGSHEIKSYYKGDDTYNDAHSSDIIVK; the protein is encoded by the coding sequence ATGTCAAGAAAATGCAGTAATTGTGGTGAGTCAATAGCTGACGATTCTCTTTTCTGCCCTAAATGCGGCAGCTACACAAAGGACAATCAAAAGCCAAGGTCTTTTCCTTTAAAATGGATTGCAATAGCTGGGATAATCATTGTTCTGGCAGTTGTCGCAGGATATGCCATATCAAACCACAATTCTAAAACAGACACCACGCTGGTGATGCTTTCGGATTCAAATCTGGATTCATCAAATCAGTATAGGGTTGCGCTTAAGGATGCAGGCAACAATCCGCTTAAGGACAAGTTCATCGTCGTCGAGTTTGGAAACAATACGTATAAATTGAAAACGGACGGCAATGGTACTGCCAGCATCAACCTGACTCTCAGCGACGGGTCTCATGAAATCAAATCCTATTACAAGGGTGATGATACATACAATGACGCTCACTCATCAGACATTATTGTAAAGTGA
- a CDS encoding tetratricopeptide repeat protein, translating into MMAASIAANAKEIENQPVTLNNCGVEFAQEGNFEDALDCFLEAQCLAPDDPSIRKNIQICLEALDDD; encoded by the coding sequence ATGATGGCTGCAAGCATTGCAGCCAATGCAAAAGAAATTGAAAATCAACCCGTCACTCTCAACAACTGTGGTGTTGAATTCGCTCAGGAGGGCAATTTTGAGGATGCCCTTGACTGCTTTTTGGAAGCTCAATGTCTTGCGCCCGATGATCCCTCTATTAGAAAGAACATCCAGATATGCCTTGAAGCCCTGGATGATGATTAA
- a CDS encoding carboxypeptidase-like regulatory domain-containing protein codes for MNKKLILILFCIAVFSINAVSAGEITNETSEVIGEPTGYVPSIDAFDVTKIVLGPEAYEATMYDNFGEPLVNQRVNLEVNGVLYSRVTNNDGFVRMNINLMPGHYEIKASNPATGEYKISSIDILPNIVDNHDLTKFYKNDSQYRARILNSNGNSASSGEAVTFNINGVFYTRYTDNTGHVKLNINLNPGTYIITAEYNGYRTSNTVTVISTLYEYSEYHENIPYDPYQHKMIYREGAFRVVALDGYGNPIHDGAKVTFNINGVFYDRYTSEGGVARLNINLNPGEYIITAEFNGLKISKRLIVIQNPLYYTIKGPINYEFSHTDWVWSPQHDNYIKNIMDIYGNSGIELLNIGIFGEKYIDYDSNTAMVTRYDESGNYISQEYLG; via the coding sequence ATGAACAAGAAACTGATTTTAATACTGTTTTGCATTGCTGTTTTTTCAATCAATGCAGTCAGTGCAGGCGAAATAACAAATGAGACAAGTGAAGTGATTGGCGAACCTACAGGTTATGTTCCCTCAATTGATGCTTTTGACGTTACGAAAATTGTCCTGGGTCCTGAAGCCTACGAAGCAACAATGTATGATAATTTTGGAGAACCATTAGTTAACCAGAGAGTTAATCTGGAGGTTAATGGTGTTTTATATTCAAGAGTTACCAACAATGACGGTTTTGTAAGGATGAACATTAATCTGATGCCCGGCCATTATGAGATAAAGGCTTCAAATCCTGCAACCGGTGAGTATAAAATTTCATCAATAGACATTCTGCCGAATATTGTAGACAACCATGATTTGACAAAGTTTTATAAGAATGATTCCCAGTATCGTGCAAGGATTCTGAATTCCAACGGCAATTCAGCAAGTTCCGGTGAAGCGGTGACATTCAACATAAATGGTGTTTTCTATACGCGCTACACTGACAATACCGGTCATGTCAAGCTTAATATTAATCTGAATCCTGGAACATATATCATAACTGCCGAATATAACGGATACAGAACTTCAAATACTGTCACAGTAATTTCTACATTATATGAGTACAGCGAATACCATGAAAATATACCATATGACCCTTATCAGCATAAGATGATTTATCGTGAAGGGGCATTTCGTGTAGTGGCTCTTGACGGTTATGGAAATCCGATTCATGACGGTGCGAAGGTTACTTTCAATATCAACGGTGTTTTCTATGACAGATACACATCTGAAGGTGGAGTTGCCCGTTTAAACATCAATTTAAATCCCGGAGAATATATAATCACCGCTGAATTCAACGGACTGAAGATATCAAAAAGGCTAATTGTAATTCAAAATCCATTGTATTATACAATTAAAGGTCCTATTAATTATGAATTTTCCCATACTGATTGGGTATGGAGTCCACAGCATGATAACTATATAAAAAATATAATGGACATTTATGGAAATTCAGGTATAGAACTTTTAAACATTGGAATATTTGGTGAAAAATATATTGACTATGATTCAAATACTGCCATGGTAACCCGTTATGATGAATCAGGAAATTATATCTCCCAGGAGTATTTAGGCTGA
- a CDS encoding RNA-guided endonuclease TnpB family protein yields MGDFIRGLVVKLHVTPEQEVEFKKNYGCTRKTYNELLNKYKAKHGEDSTEIPTQKELNQFLKETKKELPYLKETESTSLQQARDDLHKSFKNCHKSKRHNPPVYHSKKKTRPSFRQTVRKDKRPVEKNTLTLRKHGKVTFSTSIEYLDLLNHPYTKFNSITVYFDGLNHYASFNIETNPPEHLELTEKYIGCDINSNKNGWLVTSEMQKEFFDVDHENQMIKHINKLMSQCRNMSRRWKKLQKRLQKWYNKRTNQLNDYIEKLTYNLVKKYDIIVFEENYSTIKILIGGEENMIFPLSRFIKRLKDKFQLYKPEADGVQFVKPHNTSRTCHHCGHINKELKVKTRNWKCPKCGKILDRDTNAAINILNRWFNGDGLIKYLN; encoded by the coding sequence ATGGGTGATTTTATTCGAGGATTGGTTGTTAAACTTCATGTAACTCCCGAACAAGAAGTAGAATTTAAAAAGAACTATGGTTGTACTCGTAAAACATATAATGAACTTTTAAACAAATACAAAGCCAAACATGGTGAGGATTCAACTGAAATTCCAACTCAAAAAGAATTAAATCAATTCTTAAAAGAAACTAAAAAAGAATTACCATACCTGAAGGAAACAGAGTCCACCAGTCTTCAGCAGGCACGTGATGATTTGCATAAAAGTTTTAAAAATTGTCATAAAAGCAAAAGGCATAATCCTCCAGTTTATCATTCTAAAAAGAAAACACGACCTAGCTTCAGACAAACTGTGCGAAAAGATAAAAGACCGGTAGAAAAAAACACATTAACATTAAGAAAACATGGGAAAGTAACATTCAGCACAAGCATAGAATATCTGGATTTACTAAACCACCCATACACTAAATTCAACAGCATAACAGTATACTTTGATGGATTAAATCACTATGCATCATTCAACATAGAAACTAATCCGCCAGAACATCTAGAATTAACTGAAAAATACATTGGATGTGATATTAATTCTAATAAAAATGGATGGTTAGTCACAAGCGAAATGCAGAAGGAATTTTTTGATGTTGATCATGAAAACCAAATGATCAAACACATCAACAAATTAATGTCACAATGCAGAAACATGAGCAGGCGATGGAAAAAACTACAAAAAAGACTACAAAAATGGTACAACAAAAGAACAAACCAATTAAATGACTACATTGAAAAATTAACTTACAATCTAGTCAAAAAATATGATATAATAGTCTTTGAAGAAAACTACTCTACTATCAAGATTTTAATTGGAGGGGAGGAAAACATGATATTTCCTCTATCGCGATTCATAAAAAGATTAAAAGACAAATTCCAACTCTACAAACCCGAAGCAGACGGCGTACAATTCGTAAAACCACACAACACAAGCAGAACATGCCACCACTGCGGACACATAAACAAAGAGTTAAAAGTCAAAACACGCAACTGGAAATGTCCAAAATGCGGAAAAATACTTGATAGGGACACAAACGCAGCAATTAATATTCTAAACCGCTGGTTCAACGGGGATGGCCTGATAAAATACTTAAATTAA
- a CDS encoding transcriptional regulator, whose amino-acid sequence MNDETLKIYAYVITSTYRKKVVKSLSKRDMIPTQIAYDSDILPNHVSKVLRELKEKDVVVCTNEQDRKNRNYHLTDLGMEIAEELK is encoded by the coding sequence ATGAATGACGAAACTTTAAAGATATATGCTTATGTAATTACTTCAACTTATCGAAAGAAAGTTGTAAAATCCTTATCTAAAAGGGATATGATTCCAACCCAAATAGCTTATGATTCAGATATCCTTCCCAATCATGTCTCTAAGGTATTGAGAGAATTAAAAGAAAAAGATGTAGTTGTATGTACCAATGAACAGGACAGGAAAAACAGAAACTATCATCTGACGGATTTGGGAATGGAAATTGCTGAAGAGCTAAAATAA
- a CDS encoding CPBP family intramembrane glutamic endopeptidase — MNNEYFQLENKDYDIPFYRQNPKLTSGQLAALIISAVLTFAISFLDTTQLLKAILFLIVPTSTVYYALNGNMSEIFRMPERKDILYILIFLIIFFILSIMSNAVLKELAIPIPRHSPLDSSPVIMIIAVIIQLVGEELYKFILLVLPMIFLYRRIGRRVSLIIGIILSQLVFSLSHAHAYSFNIPYILLAIGIPSVTFPLLYLRTKNITVTYIAHLIWDFIGIIVMALSAGMFII, encoded by the coding sequence ATGAACAACGAATATTTCCAGTTAGAAAATAAGGACTATGACATTCCCTTCTACAGGCAAAACCCAAAACTCACATCAGGACAGCTGGCGGCACTGATTATATCGGCAGTTTTAACATTTGCCATTTCATTTTTAGACACAACCCAACTTTTAAAGGCAATACTCTTTTTAATAGTACCTACATCTACAGTATATTATGCATTGAATGGAAATATGTCTGAAATATTCAGAATGCCTGAAAGAAAAGACATATTATATATCTTAATATTCCTGATAATTTTTTTCATATTGTCAATCATGTCAAATGCCGTTCTTAAGGAATTGGCGATTCCGATACCTAGACATTCACCCCTTGACTCATCTCCTGTGATAATGATAATAGCTGTCATCATACAGCTTGTGGGCGAGGAACTATACAAGTTCATACTGCTTGTGCTTCCCATGATATTTCTATACAGAAGAATCGGGCGCAGGGTATCATTAATTATCGGAATAATACTTTCACAGCTTGTATTTTCCTTAAGCCATGCCCATGCATACTCATTCAACATCCCATACATACTTCTTGCAATAGGCATTCCTTCAGTAACATTTCCGCTGCTTTATTTAAGGACAAAAAACATAACTGTTACATACATAGCCCATCTGATATGGGATTTCATAGGCATTATTGTAATGGCTCTTTCAGCCGGAATGTTCATCATCTGA
- the ltrA gene encoding group II intron reverse transcriptase/maturase — MRYAQNNDVYESTAQYATDWSCINWYKVEKYIDKLQKRIYHAESIGDSRKVRDLQRILVRSTSAILMAVKRVTQINKGKRTPGIDGKVIKTDKQRGELVDKLKTRNISKHVPKPAYRHYIRKKNGKLRPLGIPTVIDRVYQEIIRMALEPQMEVNFEPISYGFRPKRGVHDAVERIFNIIHNNKFCEVFEGDFKDCFNNLSHEFILSKIRGFPLIKLVERYLKAGYVDNGVFNRTTSGTPQGGLLSPLLANIALTGLEDYLNISYKKRTQIRNGETKEFYETKGKYRVTRYADDFVIFARTKEDIEKVPKILENYLSERGLVLAEDKTKITHISEGFDFLGFNFRQYKTNKGLKCLIKPSKDSIKNFKAKVSERVRWHHGDNVDSLIDSLNPLIIGTANYWKPTVAKKIFSDMDYYIWNKIYKFLRRLHQNKGWKWIKRKYFPEYDDGYHRGKWVLTGPKQENHLIKMSWTKIKRHKMITHNNSPYDKSKENYFMNR, encoded by the coding sequence ATGAGATACGCTCAAAACAATGATGTTTATGAGTCCACAGCACAATACGCTACGGATTGGTCTTGTATCAATTGGTACAAGGTCGAGAAGTATATAGATAAGTTACAGAAACGGATATATCATGCCGAAAGCATAGGAGATTCAAGAAAAGTACGAGATTTACAAAGAATATTGGTGAGAAGTACATCTGCCATTTTAATGGCAGTTAAACGTGTTACACAAATTAATAAAGGTAAAAGAACACCTGGAATCGATGGAAAAGTCATCAAAACTGATAAACAACGTGGAGAATTAGTTGATAAACTCAAAACTAGGAATATATCTAAACATGTTCCTAAACCTGCGTATAGACATTATATTCGTAAGAAAAATGGTAAATTACGCCCTTTGGGAATTCCTACTGTTATTGATAGGGTTTATCAAGAAATTATTCGCATGGCATTGGAACCTCAAATGGAGGTCAATTTTGAACCCATCAGTTATGGGTTTAGGCCGAAAAGAGGAGTCCATGACGCCGTAGAACGAATATTTAACATTATCCACAACAATAAATTTTGTGAAGTATTTGAAGGTGATTTTAAAGATTGCTTCAATAATTTATCTCACGAGTTTATTTTAAGTAAAATTAGAGGTTTTCCATTGATTAAACTGGTAGAAAGGTACTTAAAAGCAGGATACGTTGATAATGGTGTGTTTAATAGGACCACGAGTGGTACTCCTCAAGGAGGATTACTTTCACCTTTACTGGCAAATATTGCTTTAACTGGACTTGAAGACTATTTAAACATCTCTTACAAGAAGAGAACTCAAATACGAAATGGTGAAACCAAAGAATTTTATGAAACTAAAGGAAAATATCGTGTTACTCGATATGCCGATGATTTCGTTATTTTCGCAAGAACTAAAGAAGACATCGAAAAAGTACCTAAAATTCTTGAAAACTACCTTTCCGAGAGAGGATTGGTACTTGCAGAAGATAAAACTAAAATTACACACATTTCTGAAGGATTTGATTTTCTAGGATTCAATTTCAGACAATATAAAACTAATAAAGGTTTAAAATGTTTGATTAAACCATCAAAAGATAGTATCAAAAATTTTAAAGCTAAAGTGTCTGAAAGAGTCAGATGGCATCACGGAGACAACGTGGACAGTCTGATAGACTCTTTAAACCCTTTAATAATTGGCACTGCCAATTATTGGAAACCTACTGTTGCTAAAAAGATATTTTCTGATATGGATTACTATATATGGAACAAAATATATAAGTTTTTGCGCCGTTTGCACCAAAATAAAGGTTGGAAATGGATTAAAAGAAAATATTTCCCAGAATACGATGATGGATATCATCGTGGAAAATGGGTACTAACTGGTCCTAAACAAGAGAATCATTTAATTAAAATGAGTTGGACTAAGATTAAGCGACATAAAATGATAACACACAATAATTCACCATATGACAAAAGTAAAGAGAACTACTTCATGAATCGATGA